The Halococcus sediminicola genome has a segment encoding these proteins:
- a CDS encoding S66 family peptidase encodes MPDFITPPPVERGDRVAVVAPASNVPASARFVYDLGLERMRDTFDLEPVEYPTATADPEWLADNPEARAEDVMDAFRDPDISAVIANIGGHDQIRILPYLDGDVLREHPTRFYGYSDNTNLALFLWNQGIVSYYGGSTLLEYAMDGEMFDYTEEYLRRALFEESIGEWTEADVFTDEAGDWENPESVETTREIEQSDGRTWCGGDGTVSGRIWGGCCAILVEQFLADRYVPEPNALDGTVLALETSELIPDPAVVGANLRALGERGVLERFDGVLVGRAAARSHVEDNPSDWRTEYRERQRDAIAGVLETYNPGAPVVFDCEFGHTYPTCPVPIGGEVEITPATESIRFL; translated from the coding sequence ATGCCTGATTTCATCACTCCACCGCCCGTCGAGCGCGGTGATCGGGTTGCGGTCGTCGCGCCGGCATCGAACGTGCCTGCATCCGCCCGGTTCGTCTACGACCTCGGTCTCGAACGGATGCGCGACACGTTCGACCTCGAACCAGTCGAATACCCGACCGCGACCGCCGACCCGGAGTGGCTCGCGGACAACCCCGAAGCGCGCGCCGAGGACGTGATGGATGCCTTCCGCGACCCGGACATTTCGGCTGTAATCGCCAACATCGGCGGCCACGACCAGATCAGGATTCTGCCGTATCTCGACGGCGACGTACTCCGCGAACACCCGACGCGGTTCTACGGCTACTCCGACAACACGAATCTTGCACTGTTCCTCTGGAATCAGGGGATCGTCTCCTATTACGGCGGTTCGACGCTGCTCGAATACGCGATGGACGGCGAGATGTTCGACTATACTGAAGAATACCTCCGCCGCGCGCTCTTCGAGGAGTCCATCGGCGAGTGGACCGAAGCCGACGTGTTCACCGACGAGGCCGGTGACTGGGAAAATCCCGAGTCAGTCGAAACGACGCGCGAGATCGAGCAGTCCGACGGTCGAACTTGGTGTGGTGGTGACGGGACCGTTTCGGGGCGGATCTGGGGTGGCTGCTGCGCGATCCTCGTCGAGCAGTTCCTCGCCGACCGCTACGTGCCCGAGCCCAACGCGCTGGACGGCACCGTTCTCGCATTAGAGACGAGCGAGCTGATCCCAGACCCGGCTGTCGTCGGTGCGAACCTCCGGGCACTCGGCGAGCGTGGGGTCCTCGAACGGTTCGACGGTGTTCTCGTCGGGCGCGCCGCCGCGCGCTCGCACGTCGAGGACAATCCATCGGACTGGCGCACGGAATATCGAGAGCGTCAGCGCGACGCGATCGCGGGCGTTCTCGAGACGTACAACCCGGGTGCGCCCGTCGTCTTCGATTGCGAGTTCGGACATACGTATCCGACCTGTCCCGTTCCGATCGGTGGCGAAGTCGAAATAACGCCCGCGACCGAATCGATCCGGTTTCTCTGA
- a CDS encoding branched-chain amino acid ABC transporter permease, with translation MADENLSPETVEGTDTGRSLAGSVLAPRYLLGVLGVVALAVLPFVGISTTQLLVLIGAFYFGMFAMSWDAVSGYTGEISFGHALFFAVGGYTSTLLNLGFGLSPSLSIPAGVLLAALTGVLVGVPALRIRGPYLSLITLVAPLILLQVFIIYGDIFGGELGLSSPAALVTADEFALVVTANYYIALGLFLAILLLLFAITRSDVGSVLTAIREDEDAVAAAGLNVAKFKVFAFVLSAAIGGLAGAMFVHTPVGSPRPSQLLALIVSIEVLIAAILGGMGTIVGAGLGGVFFYFVNDLLNQQEFTIPLVNVGLNEASLLIFALLTMTLIYVLPQGVFPWAIRTGRRLLGRARGNPVATDGGQESEGLTNPIEQATERYRCALDDLEERIRGDER, from the coding sequence ATGGCGGACGAAAACCTCTCCCCAGAAACCGTCGAAGGCACGGACACCGGCCGTTCGCTCGCCGGGTCGGTGCTCGCGCCGCGCTACCTGCTCGGCGTGCTCGGCGTCGTGGCCCTCGCGGTGTTGCCGTTCGTCGGCATCTCGACGACGCAGCTGTTGGTGCTCATCGGGGCCTTCTACTTCGGGATGTTCGCGATGAGCTGGGACGCGGTGTCGGGCTACACGGGCGAGATCAGCTTCGGCCACGCCCTCTTCTTCGCCGTCGGCGGCTACACTTCCACCCTCTTGAATCTCGGGTTCGGGCTGTCGCCGTCGCTTTCGATTCCTGCTGGTGTGTTGCTCGCGGCGCTCACCGGCGTGCTCGTCGGCGTGCCGGCGCTCCGAATACGAGGACCGTACCTCTCGCTGATAACGCTCGTCGCGCCGCTCATCCTCCTGCAGGTGTTCATCATCTACGGCGATATCTTCGGCGGCGAGTTGGGACTGAGTTCGCCGGCGGCGCTCGTCACCGCCGACGAGTTCGCCCTCGTCGTCACGGCGAACTACTACATCGCGCTCGGACTCTTTCTCGCCATTTTGCTCCTCCTGTTCGCCATCACGCGCTCGGACGTCGGCTCGGTGCTGACGGCAATCCGGGAGGACGAAGACGCCGTTGCGGCCGCGGGTCTGAACGTGGCGAAGTTCAAGGTGTTCGCGTTCGTGCTGAGCGCGGCCATCGGCGGGCTTGCGGGTGCGATGTTCGTCCACACGCCCGTCGGCAGTCCGCGCCCGAGCCAACTGCTCGCGCTCATCGTGAGCATCGAGGTATTGATAGCAGCGATCCTCGGCGGCATGGGCACCATCGTCGGCGCGGGGCTCGGCGGCGTCTTCTTCTACTTCGTCAACGACCTGCTGAACCAGCAGGAGTTCACCATCCCGCTCGTGAACGTGGGCCTCAACGAGGCGAGCTTGCTGATCTTCGCGCTGCTGACGATGACCCTCATCTACGTCCTCCCACAGGGGGTGTTCCCGTGGGCGATACGCACCGGTCGACGGCTGCTCGGTCGTGCACGTGGCAACCCAGTAGCGACCGACGGCGGCCAGGAATCGGAGGGACTCACGAACCCGATCGAACAGGCCACGGAACGATACCGGTGCGCGCTCGACGATCTCGAAGAGCGAATCCGAGGTGACGAGAGATGA
- a CDS encoding enoyl-CoA hydratase/isomerase family protein, which translates to MSDEDAVLVDIEDGVATLTLNRPSVRNALTEDISAGIIDALAELEGSDARCLVVTGAGGAFSAGGDVNAMSERLAGGVTLDESVRHISQETSRAVKRVAEFSLPTVAKIDGIAFGAGANLAIACDVQLASTESKISFGFRQVGLAVDSGTSYLLPRIVGENTAQELVLTGELVEAERAERLGLFNHVYPDEEFDERADEFVETIATGPTVALRTSKRLVRQGFESSLDQAMENEAAAQAAVFESDDHREGAESFMAGEKPDFEGQ; encoded by the coding sequence ATGAGCGACGAGGATGCCGTGCTGGTCGACATCGAGGACGGCGTGGCGACGTTGACATTGAATCGTCCATCGGTACGCAACGCGCTCACCGAGGACATCTCGGCGGGCATCATCGACGCGCTCGCGGAGTTGGAGGGCAGCGACGCGCGCTGTCTGGTCGTCACGGGCGCTGGCGGGGCGTTCTCGGCGGGTGGGGACGTCAACGCGATGTCCGAGCGGCTGGCGGGCGGCGTGACGCTCGACGAATCGGTGCGCCACATCAGTCAGGAGACCAGCCGCGCAGTGAAGCGCGTCGCGGAGTTTTCGCTCCCTACCGTGGCGAAAATCGACGGGATCGCCTTCGGCGCGGGCGCGAACCTCGCCATCGCGTGTGACGTGCAGCTAGCGAGCACGGAGTCGAAAATTAGTTTCGGCTTCCGGCAAGTCGGGCTGGCGGTCGATTCGGGGACTTCCTATCTTCTCCCACGAATCGTCGGCGAGAACACGGCCCAAGAACTCGTTCTTACTGGGGAACTCGTCGAGGCCGAGCGCGCCGAGCGACTGGGGCTGTTCAACCACGTCTATCCCGACGAGGAGTTCGACGAGCGCGCCGACGAGTTCGTCGAGACGATCGCCACCGGGCCGACCGTGGCGCTGCGGACCTCGAAGCGGCTCGTTCGGCAGGGCTTCGAGAGTTCGCTCGACCAGGCGATGGAGAACGAGGCCGCCGCGCAGGCCGCCGTCTTCGAGAGCGACGACCACCGCGAGGGTGCCGAGTCGTTCATGGCCGGCGAGAAGCCTGATTTCGAGGGACAGTAG
- the sod gene encoding superoxide dismutase — MPEHSNAELPPLPYDYDALEPHISEQVLNWHHDTHHQGYVNGLNSAEETLAENRSSGDYSSTGGALGDVTHNGSGHYLHTMFWENMDPNGGGEPSGELADRIEEDFGSYEGWKGEFEAAASAASGWALLIYDPVAKQLRNVAVDNHDEGALWGAHPVLALDVWEHSYYYDYGPDRGSFIDAFFEVVDWDAAEENYQQTTSNHE, encoded by the coding sequence ATGCCCGAACATTCCAACGCGGAGCTACCACCGCTTCCGTACGACTACGACGCCCTCGAACCGCACATCTCCGAACAGGTGCTCAACTGGCATCACGACACCCACCATCAGGGCTACGTGAACGGTCTCAATAGCGCCGAGGAGACCCTCGCAGAGAACCGCTCGTCGGGCGATTACTCCTCGACGGGTGGGGCACTCGGCGACGTGACTCACAACGGCAGTGGGCACTATCTCCACACGATGTTCTGGGAGAACATGGACCCGAACGGCGGCGGCGAACCCTCCGGGGAGCTCGCCGACCGCATCGAGGAGGACTTCGGCTCCTACGAGGGCTGGAAGGGCGAGTTCGAGGCCGCTGCCTCGGCCGCGAGCGGCTGGGCACTCCTCATCTACGACCCGGTCGCAAAGCAACTGCGCAACGTGGCCGTCGACAACCACGACGAGGGCGCGCTCTGGGGTGCTCATCCCGTGCTCGCACTCGACGTCTGGGAACACTCGTACTACTACGACTACGGTCCCGACCGCGGCAGCTTCATCGACGCCTTCTTCGAGGTCGTCGACTGGGACGCTGCGGAGGAGAACTACCAGCAGACCACCTCGAACCACGAGTAA
- a CDS encoding long-chain-fatty-acid--CoA ligase, translating into MTNLVTDVLSTVDAHPDATAIRYDETELSYEEFWQQTGAFAAGLDSVGIEPGDRVGIYLPNLPQFVVAFHGALRAGAVVVPMNPQYKSREIGHLLGDSGAELVVTLADLVPVVESVREETAVETVVSIGGDAEGATAFEAFLADGAPDIIERADDDVACQPYTSGTTGQPKGVLLTHQNLASNARTAADLLPGGTGVEDRSLGVLPLFHIYGMTVTMNTALFSGAAYYPLPAWDAQEAVSLIESEDLTVMQGVPAMYNDLVNQPNADEFDLSSLRFVNSGGSSLPVEVLRRFEDQFGLELYEGYGLTETAPVTHFNSPEARRVGSIGRTLDGVDAMIVDEEFEPVERVEEGPVDESETDLDAITGELVIAGPNVMKGYHDRPEANEEVFTEQDGRRWFHTGDIGYWDEEDFFYIVDREKHMIVTGGYNVYPREVEELLFEHPDVADAAVVGIPDERRGETVKAFVVPTPDADVTEDDIREFCLERLAEYKHPREVEFVEELPRTTTGKVQKFELRGREESEEVAQ; encoded by the coding sequence ATGACGAATCTCGTGACAGACGTGTTGTCGACGGTCGATGCCCACCCCGACGCGACGGCGATCCGGTACGACGAAACGGAACTGAGCTACGAGGAATTCTGGCAACAGACTGGAGCGTTCGCGGCCGGCCTCGACAGTGTGGGCATCGAACCGGGCGACCGGGTGGGTATCTATCTCCCGAACCTCCCGCAGTTCGTCGTCGCCTTCCACGGGGCGCTCCGGGCCGGCGCGGTGGTCGTCCCGATGAACCCACAGTACAAATCGCGCGAGATCGGCCACCTCCTCGGCGATAGCGGGGCCGAACTGGTCGTCACCCTCGCGGACCTCGTCCCGGTGGTCGAGTCGGTCCGCGAGGAGACGGCCGTCGAGACGGTCGTGAGCATCGGCGGCGATGCCGAGGGTGCAACCGCCTTCGAGGCGTTCCTCGCCGACGGCGCGCCCGATATCATCGAGCGGGCGGACGACGACGTGGCCTGCCAGCCCTACACGTCGGGAACGACGGGCCAGCCGAAGGGCGTGTTGCTGACTCACCAGAACCTCGCCTCGAACGCGCGCACGGCCGCCGACCTCCTGCCCGGCGGGACGGGCGTCGAGGACCGCTCGCTGGGCGTGCTACCGCTCTTTCATATCTACGGGATGACCGTCACGATGAACACCGCGCTGTTCTCGGGTGCAGCCTACTACCCACTGCCCGCGTGGGATGCCCAAGAGGCCGTCTCGCTCATCGAATCGGAGGATTTGACCGTCATGCAGGGCGTGCCGGCGATGTACAACGACCTCGTGAACCAGCCGAACGCCGACGAGTTCGACCTCTCGTCGCTCCGGTTCGTCAACTCCGGTGGCAGTAGCCTCCCGGTCGAGGTCCTGCGCCGGTTCGAGGACCAGTTCGGTCTCGAACTCTACGAAGGCTATGGGCTGACCGAGACCGCGCCCGTGACCCACTTCAACAGCCCCGAAGCCCGCCGTGTGGGGTCAATCGGGCGCACGCTCGACGGGGTCGATGCGATGATCGTCGACGAGGAGTTCGAGCCGGTCGAACGGGTCGAAGAAGGACCGGTCGACGAGAGCGAGACCGACCTCGATGCCATCACTGGTGAACTCGTGATCGCCGGGCCGAACGTCATGAAGGGCTATCACGACCGGCCGGAGGCGAACGAAGAAGTGTTCACCGAGCAGGACGGACGGCGGTGGTTCCACACGGGCGACATCGGCTACTGGGACGAGGAGGACTTCTTCTACATCGTCGACAGGGAGAAGCACATGATCGTGACGGGCGGCTACAACGTCTATCCGCGCGAGGTCGAGGAGCTACTGTTCGAACATCCCGACGTGGCGGATGCCGCAGTCGTCGGGATTCCCGACGAGCGCCGCGGCGAGACCGTCAAAGCGTTCGTGGTGCCGACGCCCGACGCGGATGTGACCGAAGACGATATTCGGGAGTTCTGTCTCGAACGCCTCGCGGAGTACAAACACCCCCGTGAAGTCGAGTTCGTGGAGGAGCTACCGCGGACGACGACCGGGAAGGTCCAGAAGTTCGAACTCCGTGGACGCGAGGAGAGCGAGGAGGTGGCCCAATGA
- a CDS encoding ABC transporter ATP-binding protein, translating to MSTETASDSEETVAGGGGDAALAIEDLRVSYGKVTALRGVDLRVGSGEIVSVIGPNGAGKTTLAETVTGFHDYEGSVQYQGTEVSTRSTSDLVSDGLIHCTEERDLFGHMSVADNLGLGAFRRGNADERREFVYDLFPALEEREDQHARTMSGGEQQMLAIGRALMSSPELLILDEPTLGLAPVILEDISDGLDRIREAGVTVLLCEQNVTFAMDHADRIALLENGELVREGSPESLRDDEYIHDVYLGG from the coding sequence ATGAGCACCGAGACGGCGAGCGATAGCGAGGAAACTGTGGCCGGCGGCGGAGGCGATGCGGCGCTCGCCATCGAGGACCTCCGGGTGTCGTACGGCAAAGTGACCGCGCTCCGCGGCGTCGACCTCCGAGTGGGGAGCGGCGAGATCGTCTCGGTCATCGGACCCAACGGCGCGGGCAAAACGACACTCGCCGAGACCGTCACGGGCTTTCACGACTACGAAGGCAGCGTTCAGTATCAGGGAACGGAAGTGAGCACGCGCTCGACGAGCGACCTCGTGAGCGACGGACTCATCCACTGTACCGAAGAGCGCGATCTCTTCGGGCACATGAGTGTCGCGGACAACCTCGGACTCGGGGCGTTTCGACGTGGGAACGCCGACGAGCGCCGCGAGTTCGTCTACGACCTCTTTCCGGCCCTCGAAGAGCGCGAAGACCAGCACGCCCGAACGATGAGCGGCGGCGAACAACAGATGCTCGCCATCGGGCGCGCGCTGATGAGTTCGCCCGAGTTGTTGATCCTCGACGAACCCACACTGGGGCTTGCGCCGGTGATTCTGGAGGACATCAGCGACGGTCTCGACCGCATCCGCGAGGCCGGTGTCACCGTGTTGCTCTGCGAGCAGAACGTCACCTTCGCGATGGACCACGCAGACCGCATCGCGCTGCTCGAAAACGGTGAACTCGTCCGCGAAGGGAGTCCGGAAAGCCTCCGCGACGACGAGTATATCCACGACGTCTATCTCGGCGGCTGA
- a CDS encoding ABC transporter substrate-binding protein, with protein sequence MATDGNEQRSNSTDGNGSSRKSNTGRNTGANRRRFLRATGGAALATTVAGCLSLGGGGGGDNGSGGGGSGGGGGNGSGGGGGGNGSGGGGGNANIEGPVTIGALAPNPENDPIGGSIVNGAKLAVKQLNANGGIGGAEVKLEVGNTEGDPSTGQQRYRELVLNKNADVTTGIFTSEVLLNIVEDMAQQKTVHITAGAASTEISRMIAENYDKYKYHFRAGPLNDFDLGRNLLDFGKANFETMGWGSTFSMVEDYKWTEPISKVFEERLGGIGVDVAGSQRYASGTTNFGPLYDDVGSSDADGVFTAMAHTGTEAIVQWAKQQRPFGFAGIHVPMQLPSYYESVNGACLYGVTQTSATPQSEVTKKTQPFVKAYNKEFDSYPVYTGYHAYDAVKLYAAMIEQTGTKDADELVSALEQSSFTGTTGTLKFYGKDKKYPHDPIYGEDAMYPVFLQWQKDGNGGGAQEVIWPKQFKTSKYQQPAWI encoded by the coding sequence ATGGCTACCGATGGTAATGAACAGCGGTCGAATTCGACCGATGGAAACGGTTCGTCACGGAAATCGAATACTGGAAGAAACACTGGCGCGAATCGGCGGCGGTTCCTGCGGGCGACCGGCGGTGCGGCGCTCGCGACCACGGTCGCCGGCTGTCTCAGCCTCGGTGGCGGAGGTGGTGGCGACAACGGTTCCGGTGGTGGCGGAAGCGGCGGCGGTGGCGGCAACGGTAGCGGCGGTGGCGGGGGTGGCAACGGCTCCGGCGGCGGTGGCGGAAATGCAAACATCGAGGGTCCCGTCACCATCGGCGCGCTAGCCCCGAATCCCGAGAACGACCCCATTGGTGGTTCCATCGTCAACGGCGCGAAACTCGCGGTCAAGCAACTCAACGCGAACGGCGGCATCGGCGGCGCGGAGGTCAAACTGGAGGTCGGGAACACCGAGGGCGACCCCTCGACCGGCCAGCAGCGCTACCGCGAACTCGTCCTGAACAAGAACGCCGACGTCACGACGGGGATCTTCACGAGCGAGGTTCTCCTCAACATCGTCGAGGACATGGCCCAGCAGAAGACGGTACACATCACCGCCGGCGCGGCCTCCACGGAGATCTCGCGGATGATCGCGGAGAACTACGACAAGTACAAGTATCACTTCCGCGCCGGCCCGCTCAACGACTTCGATCTCGGGCGAAATCTCCTCGATTTCGGCAAGGCCAACTTCGAGACGATGGGCTGGGGGTCGACGTTCTCGATGGTCGAGGACTACAAGTGGACCGAGCCGATTTCGAAGGTGTTCGAAGAGCGCCTCGGCGGCATCGGCGTCGACGTGGCCGGCAGCCAGCGCTACGCCAGCGGGACGACGAACTTCGGGCCGCTGTACGACGACGTGGGGAGTTCGGACGCCGACGGCGTGTTCACCGCGATGGCGCACACGGGAACGGAGGCCATCGTTCAATGGGCCAAACAGCAGCGTCCGTTCGGCTTCGCGGGCATCCACGTCCCGATGCAGCTGCCCTCCTACTACGAGTCGGTCAACGGGGCCTGTCTCTACGGCGTGACCCAGACCTCCGCGACGCCACAGAGCGAGGTCACGAAGAAGACCCAGCCGTTCGTCAAGGCCTACAACAAGGAGTTCGATAGCTATCCCGTCTATACCGGCTATCACGCCTACGACGCCGTCAAACTCTACGCGGCGATGATCGAGCAGACGGGAACGAAAGACGCCGACGAGTTGGTCTCGGCACTTGAGCAGTCGTCCTTTACCGGGACGACCGGCACGCTCAAGTTCTACGGCAAGGACAAGAAGTACCCCCACGACCCGATCTACGGCGAGGACGCCATGTATCCGGTCTTCCTTCAGTGGCAAAAGGATGGCAACGGCGGCGGCGCACAGGAGGTCATCTGGCCAAAGCAGTTCAAGACGTCGAAATACCAACAGCCCGCGTGGATCTAA
- a CDS encoding branched-chain amino acid ABC transporter permease yields the protein MVDVVTILINGTVISSLYALVAIGFTMIFGVGGTINLAHGAIITVGAFAAYYVTSAGFGIPAGVLAAMAIPALFSVLLYKGFAERRDDIIIVMILTLLASIVVEEVLRIVEGSQPRAIPALVAGNTEILGSAVQNNLLVVFVVSWVLIGGLFVFINYTNTGKAILATSMSPRGAALVGIESSRINLYTWAIAGVLAGIAGLFLGSYQTANWAMGREPLILSFSIVVLGGLGSIRGSLVAAYVIGFLEVITTSAIDPRLSGLAGLVVLVVVLLVRPEGLFGRELAEA from the coding sequence ATGGTCGACGTCGTCACCATCCTCATCAACGGGACGGTCATCAGTTCGCTCTACGCGCTCGTCGCCATCGGGTTCACGATGATCTTCGGCGTCGGCGGCACCATCAACCTCGCCCACGGGGCCATCATCACCGTGGGAGCGTTCGCGGCCTACTACGTTACCAGCGCCGGCTTCGGTATCCCCGCGGGCGTGCTCGCGGCGATGGCGATACCGGCGCTGTTCAGCGTCCTTCTCTACAAGGGGTTCGCCGAACGGCGCGACGACATCATCATCGTGATGATCCTCACACTGTTGGCTTCGATCGTCGTCGAGGAGGTCCTTCGCATCGTCGAGGGGAGCCAACCGAGAGCGATTCCGGCGCTCGTGGCGGGCAACACCGAGATTTTGGGCAGTGCAGTCCAGAACAACCTGCTCGTGGTGTTCGTCGTCTCGTGGGTACTCATCGGCGGGCTGTTCGTCTTCATCAACTACACCAATACCGGAAAGGCGATCCTCGCAACCAGCATGAGTCCGCGTGGCGCGGCGCTGGTCGGCATCGAAAGCAGCCGCATCAACCTCTACACGTGGGCCATCGCCGGCGTGCTCGCGGGCATCGCCGGACTGTTCTTGGGATCGTACCAGACCGCCAACTGGGCGATGGGCCGTGAACCGCTCATCCTCTCCTTTTCGATCGTCGTACTCGGCGGTCTCGGCTCCATCCGGGGCAGTCTCGTCGCGGCGTACGTCATCGGTTTTCTGGAGGTGATCACCACTTCGGCCATCGATCCCCGACTGAGCGGCTTGGCCGGCCTCGTGGTTCTCGTGGTCGTGTTGCTCGTGCGTCCAGAAGGACTGTTCGGCCGGGAGCTCGCGGAGGCGTAG
- a CDS encoding enoyl-CoA hydratase/isomerase family protein, which translates to MTWETIDLDIEDGVATITVDRPDRLNAMNVETLEALAEALDEARDARALVLTGAGDDAFVAGADIGYMAELSVAEAQAYAELGHRVADTIETFPCPVIAAVNGYAFGGGCELALAADLRVAAESAVLGQTEIDLGIVPGWGGTQRLSQLVGDERARRLVFFGERVGATEAHEIGLVGEVVADDDLDAHVAEMAADLAAKPKHALEAAKESLNQVHESHLSAGLTYERRLWSGLFGTHDQREGMTAFVENRDPDFE; encoded by the coding sequence ATGACGTGGGAGACCATCGACCTCGACATCGAGGACGGCGTGGCGACCATCACCGTCGACCGGCCCGACAGACTGAACGCGATGAACGTCGAAACCCTCGAAGCGCTCGCCGAAGCGCTCGACGAGGCCCGCGACGCCCGCGCACTCGTGCTCACGGGGGCCGGCGACGACGCGTTCGTCGCTGGTGCGGACATCGGTTACATGGCCGAACTCTCGGTCGCCGAAGCACAGGCCTACGCCGAACTCGGCCATCGCGTCGCCGACACCATCGAGACGTTCCCCTGTCCCGTGATCGCCGCCGTCAACGGCTACGCCTTCGGCGGCGGCTGCGAACTCGCGCTCGCGGCCGACCTACGGGTCGCCGCCGAGAGCGCCGTGCTCGGCCAGACCGAGATCGACCTCGGCATCGTCCCCGGTTGGGGCGGCACCCAGCGTCTTTCGCAACTGGTCGGCGACGAGCGCGCCCGCCGACTGGTCTTCTTCGGCGAGCGCGTGGGGGCGACCGAAGCCCACGAGATCGGACTGGTCGGCGAGGTGGTCGCCGACGACGATCTCGACGCACACGTCGCCGAGATGGCCGCCGACCTCGCGGCGAAGCCCAAGCACGCCCTCGAAGCCGCTAAAGAGTCGCTGAATCAGGTCCACGAATCGCACCTCTCGGCGGGGCTGACCTACGAGCGCCGCCTCTGGAGCGGTCTCTTCGGGACGCACGACCAGCGCGAAGGCATGACGGCGTTCGTCGAAAACCGCGACCCCGACTTCGAGTAA
- a CDS encoding ABC transporter ATP-binding protein, with amino-acid sequence MSTDTGTTGGNEAVAQGESDSYEPDDGLLVLQNVTKRFGGLTAVDDLSFAVEEGEILGFIGPNGAGKSTTFNCVTGTYPPTEGTVWYDGENITGDAAHVMVKRGLARTFQSFRPLEDRSVLDNVALALTPDKLFSLSGLRGGTHEQAREICKRVGLGDRVNLTPSELPHAGLLRLELARALATDPDLLLIDEPFAGLSSGEVETVSDLLGELRDEGLTLVVVDHNMRGLLSLIDRAIVIRFGSKLAAGTPEEIRNNTDVQEAYLGGSA; translated from the coding sequence ATGAGCACTGACACAGGCACGACTGGCGGGAACGAGGCGGTAGCACAAGGAGAAAGCGACAGCTATGAGCCGGACGATGGCCTGCTCGTCCTCCAGAACGTCACGAAACGTTTCGGAGGACTGACCGCGGTCGACGACCTCTCGTTTGCCGTCGAGGAGGGCGAAATCCTCGGGTTCATCGGACCGAACGGTGCAGGGAAGTCCACCACCTTCAACTGCGTCACGGGGACCTATCCCCCGACGGAGGGAACGGTCTGGTACGACGGGGAAAACATCACCGGCGACGCGGCTCACGTGATGGTCAAACGCGGGCTGGCGCGCACCTTCCAGTCGTTTCGCCCGCTCGAAGACCGATCGGTGCTCGACAACGTCGCGCTCGCGCTCACGCCCGACAAACTGTTCTCGCTGTCGGGACTGCGCGGCGGGACCCACGAGCAGGCACGAGAGATCTGCAAGCGCGTCGGGTTAGGGGACAGAGTGAATCTGACGCCGAGCGAACTGCCACACGCCGGCTTGCTCCGACTCGAGCTCGCGCGGGCGCTCGCGACCGATCCCGATCTCCTCCTGATCGACGAGCCGTTCGCCGGGCTGTCGAGCGGCGAGGTCGAGACCGTTTCCGACCTCCTCGGCGAACTCCGTGACGAGGGGCTGACCCTCGTCGTGGTCGACCACAACATGCGCGGGTTGCTCTCGCTCATCGACCGGGCCATCGTCATCCGGTTCGGGTCGAAACTCGCCGCGGGAACCCCCGAGGAGATCCGAAACAACACGGATGTTCAGGAGGCCTATCTCGGGGGGAGCGCATGA
- a CDS encoding transcription factor S has product MEFCDECGSMMKTDGDEWVCSNCGFTKPRDDAAEAAMTTTEGQEETEVIDVSDAEDRGLPTTEVHCPECGNDEAYWYMQQIRSADESETRFFVCTECEHRWREDDH; this is encoded by the coding sequence ATGGAGTTCTGCGACGAGTGCGGCTCAATGATGAAGACCGACGGCGACGAGTGGGTCTGCAGCAACTGTGGCTTCACCAAACCGCGCGACGACGCCGCAGAAGCAGCGATGACGACGACAGAGGGCCAAGAAGAGACCGAAGTCATCGACGTCAGCGACGCCGAGGACCGGGGCCTCCCCACGACCGAAGTCCACTGCCCCGAGTGCGGCAACGACGAGGCCTACTGGTACATGCAACAGATCCGCTCGGCCGACGAATCGGAGACCCGGTTCTTCGTCTGTACGGAGTGTGAACACCGCTGGCGCGAGGACGATCACTAA